In a genomic window of Nomascus leucogenys isolate Asia chromosome 4, Asia_NLE_v1, whole genome shotgun sequence:
- the LOC100589325 gene encoding LOW QUALITY PROTEIN: olfactory receptor 9Q1 (The sequence of the model RefSeq protein was modified relative to this genomic sequence to represent the inferred CDS: substituted 1 base at 1 genomic stop codon), translated as MAEMNLTLVTEFLLIAFTEYPEWALPLFLLFLFMYLITLLGNLGMIILIRMDQQLHTPMYFLLSHLAFMDICYSSVTVPQMLAALLEHGATLSYTRCAAQFFLFTFFGSIDCYLLALMAYDRYLAVCQPLLYVTIMTQQAHLSLVAGAYVAGLVSALVRTVSAFTLSFCGTNEIDFIFCDLPPLLKLTCGESYTQEVVIIVFAVFVIPASMVVILVSYLFIIVAILRIPSAGSRAKTFSTCTSHLTAVSLFXECNSGQSLEKNWVVSVLYTAVIPMLNPLIYSLRNKEVKEALRKILHRAKLS; from the coding sequence ATGGCAGAGATGAACCTCACCTTGGTGACCGAGTTCCTCCTTATTGCATTCACTGAATATCCTGAATGGgcactccctctcttcctcttgtttttatttatgtatctcATCACCTTGTTGGGGAACTTAGGAATGATTATTCTGATCCGCATGGATCAGCAGCTCCACACTCCGATGTATTTCCTTCTGAGTCACCTCGCTTTCATGGACATCTGCTACTCATCTGTCACTGTCCCCCAGATGCTGGCAGCGCTGCTGGAGCATGGGGCAACTTTATCCTACACACGCTGTGCTGCTCAGTTCTTTCTGTTCACCTTCTTTGGTTCCATCGACTGCTACCTCTTGGCCCTCATGGCCTATGACCGCTACTTGGCTGTGTGCCAGCCCCTGCTTTATGTCACCATCATGACACAGCAGGCCCACTTGAGTCTTGTGGCTGGGGCTTACGTTGCTGGTCTCGTCAGTGCCTTGGTGCGGACAGTCTCAGCCTTCACTCTCTCCTTCTGTGGAACGAATGAGATTGACTTTATTTTCTGTGACCTCCCTCCTCTGTTAAAGTTGACCTGTGGTGAGAGCTACACTCAGGAAGTGGTGATAATCGTGTTTGCCGTTTTTGTCATCCCTGCCTCCATGGTGGTGATCTTGGTGTCCTACCTGTTTATCATCGTGGCCATCCTGAGGATTCCCTCTGCTGGAAGCCGGGCCAAGACCTTCTCCACCTGCACCTCCCACCTCACTGCTGTGTCACTCTTCTGAGAGTGTAACTCGGGTCAGTCTTTGGAGAAGAATTGGGTAGTGTCTGTGCTTTACACAGCGGTCATCCCCATGTTGAATCCCCTCATCTACAGCCTGAGGAACAAGGAAGTGAAGGAGGCCCTGAGAAAAATTCTCCATAGAGCCAAGTTGTCCTAA